One genomic region from Leifsonia sp. Root1293 encodes:
- a CDS encoding acyltransferase, with protein sequence MHTTATGRRASLDLLRVISICGVVAIHTFADIVTNPDARGSIDWWIALALNTGFIWAVPVFVMLSGALNLDERAFRAGVPAYYRRRLTRLVPALVFWTLVYFVAIRVFALHQSFTPRDVIAILFDAKVYPQLYFLWLIIGLVLFAPVLAAFLREGGNSRALILAGSILGFTLLVFAAAGVMSYLGMPRTIYLGALNMWLPYVGYFVAGLALLRARFSRAWLIVAGAAAALAIVGTVLQVAHSSAAPLFRAVVAPGYLGAGVAVAAIGVFIVGVHGVDRIAFGPRFARGVAVLADAAFGVFLVHMIVLLVLDRTFPLFSDATSIVGSIVAYLVIVVVSFAISLGAQRVPVLRLVF encoded by the coding sequence GTGCACACCACCGCCACCGGCCGCCGCGCCAGCCTCGACCTGCTGCGGGTGATCAGCATCTGCGGCGTCGTGGCGATCCACACTTTCGCCGACATCGTGACGAACCCCGATGCGCGCGGCAGCATCGACTGGTGGATCGCTCTCGCTCTGAACACGGGCTTCATCTGGGCCGTTCCGGTGTTCGTGATGCTCTCGGGAGCGCTGAACCTCGACGAGCGCGCCTTCCGAGCCGGCGTTCCCGCCTACTACCGCCGCCGGCTCACCCGTCTCGTGCCCGCCCTGGTGTTCTGGACGCTGGTGTACTTCGTCGCCATCCGCGTGTTCGCGCTGCATCAGAGCTTCACCCCGCGCGACGTCATCGCCATCCTCTTCGACGCGAAGGTCTACCCGCAGCTCTACTTCCTCTGGTTGATCATCGGGCTGGTGCTGTTCGCCCCGGTGCTCGCCGCGTTCCTCCGGGAGGGAGGCAACAGCCGCGCGCTCATCCTCGCCGGATCGATTCTGGGCTTCACGCTGCTCGTGTTCGCCGCCGCCGGAGTGATGTCCTACCTCGGCATGCCGCGGACCATCTACCTCGGCGCTCTGAACATGTGGCTTCCGTACGTCGGCTACTTCGTGGCCGGGCTGGCGCTCCTCCGGGCTCGCTTCTCACGTGCCTGGCTCATCGTGGCCGGTGCAGCAGCAGCGCTGGCCATCGTCGGCACGGTGCTCCAGGTCGCCCACAGCAGCGCGGCTCCGCTGTTCCGTGCCGTCGTCGCACCGGGATACCTCGGCGCCGGCGTGGCTGTCGCGGCCATCGGCGTCTTCATCGTCGGGGTGCACGGAGTCGACAGGATCGCCTTCGGGCCGAGGTTCGCGAGAGGTGTCGCCGTGCTCGCGGATGCCGCCTTCGGCGTCTTCCTGGTGCACATGATCGTGCTCCTCGTGCTCGACCGCACCTTCCCGCTGTTCAGCGATGCCACCTCCATCGTGGGCTCGATCGTCGCCTATCTCGTCATCGTGGTGGTGTCCTTCGCGATCTCGCTCGGTGCGCAACGGGTCCCGGTGCTGCGCCTGGTGTTCTGA
- a CDS encoding phosphoketolase family protein, with protein sequence MTVTAASDQSWKSRPDSPLTDETIAEIDAWWRAANYLSVGQIYLLANPLLREPLTSEHIKPRLLGHWGTTPGLNFIYAHLNRVIRERDLDTIYIAGPGHGGPGMVANAYLDGTYSEIYNDIDRSDEGVRKLFRQFSFPGGIPSHAAPETPGSIHEGGELGYALSHAYGAAFDNPDLLVAAVVGDGEAETGPLATAWHSNKFLDPATDGVVLPILHLNGYKIANPTVLARIPEEELFELMRGYGYTPYLVSGGFDGEDPIAVHERMAWILDEILDRIAEIKRGAADGTLEGRPAWPMLILRTPKGWTCPPTIDGHPAEDNWRSHQVPLADARDTPEHTRLLEDWLRSYRPEELFDATGAVEPGVVALAPDGDRRMSANPHSNGGLLRQALRLPDFRDYAVDVPEPGATIGEATRVLGTWLRDVIRRNPTNFRIFGPDETASNRLNDVYDATDKQWNAERWPIDDDNHLAPSGRVMEMLSEHQCQGWLEGYLLTGRHGIVNSYEAFIHIVDSMFNQHAKWLKGSRALPWRRPVSSLNYLLSSHVWRQDHNGASHQDPGFIDHVVNKKADVVRVYLPFDANTLLSTYDHCLRSVDYVNVVVAGKQPSPNWLAMPDAIEHCTRGLGLFEWAGTEVAGQEPDVVLACAGDVPTVEVLAAAQILRERVPTLRVRVVNVVDLMRLQSAGEHPHGLSDSEYDAVFTADKPVIFAYHGYPWLIHRLTYRRTGHGNLHVRGFKDEGTTTTPFDMVMLNDIDRFHLVTDVLDRVPGLAAREGMLRQEMQDARIRARAYTREHGEDIPEVAEWSWSGSTPAGPMSTGGDND encoded by the coding sequence ATGACCGTGACAGCAGCATCCGACCAGAGCTGGAAGAGTCGACCGGACTCCCCGCTCACCGATGAGACGATCGCCGAGATCGACGCCTGGTGGCGCGCGGCCAACTACCTGTCGGTGGGACAGATCTACCTGCTGGCCAATCCGCTGCTGCGCGAACCGCTCACGTCGGAGCACATCAAGCCGCGGCTCCTCGGGCACTGGGGCACGACGCCCGGACTCAACTTCATCTACGCCCACCTCAATCGCGTGATCCGCGAGCGCGACCTCGACACGATCTACATCGCCGGGCCCGGCCATGGCGGCCCGGGAATGGTGGCCAACGCCTACCTCGACGGCACCTACAGCGAGATCTACAACGACATCGATCGGTCGGACGAGGGTGTGCGCAAGCTGTTCCGCCAGTTCTCGTTCCCCGGCGGCATCCCGAGCCATGCGGCCCCGGAGACGCCGGGATCGATCCACGAGGGCGGCGAGCTCGGATACGCGCTCTCCCACGCCTACGGGGCCGCCTTCGACAACCCGGACCTGCTGGTCGCGGCCGTCGTGGGCGACGGTGAGGCCGAGACCGGTCCTCTGGCCACGGCATGGCACTCGAACAAGTTCCTCGACCCGGCCACCGACGGCGTCGTCCTGCCGATCCTGCACCTGAACGGCTACAAGATCGCGAACCCGACCGTGCTGGCGCGCATCCCCGAGGAGGAACTGTTCGAGCTGATGCGCGGGTACGGCTACACGCCCTACCTCGTCTCCGGTGGCTTCGACGGGGAGGACCCCATCGCCGTGCACGAACGGATGGCGTGGATCCTCGACGAGATCCTCGACCGCATCGCCGAGATCAAGCGCGGTGCAGCCGACGGCACGCTCGAGGGACGACCGGCGTGGCCCATGCTCATCCTCCGCACCCCGAAGGGCTGGACCTGCCCGCCCACCATCGACGGGCATCCGGCAGAGGACAACTGGAGGTCGCATCAGGTTCCGCTGGCCGACGCACGAGACACCCCCGAGCACACACGACTGCTCGAGGACTGGCTGCGGTCCTACAGGCCGGAGGAGCTGTTCGATGCGACCGGCGCCGTCGAGCCCGGGGTCGTGGCCCTGGCACCCGACGGGGATCGCCGGATGAGCGCGAACCCGCACTCCAACGGCGGGCTGCTCCGCCAGGCGCTGCGCCTCCCCGACTTCCGCGACTACGCGGTCGACGTGCCGGAGCCGGGTGCGACGATCGGCGAGGCGACACGGGTGCTCGGCACCTGGCTGCGCGACGTCATCCGGAGGAACCCGACGAACTTCCGCATCTTCGGACCCGACGAGACGGCGTCGAACCGGCTCAATGACGTCTACGACGCCACGGACAAGCAGTGGAACGCCGAGCGCTGGCCGATCGACGACGACAACCACCTCGCACCGTCGGGTCGGGTCATGGAGATGCTCAGCGAGCATCAGTGCCAGGGATGGCTCGAGGGCTACCTGCTCACGGGCCGCCACGGCATCGTGAACTCCTACGAGGCCTTCATCCACATCGTCGACTCCATGTTCAACCAGCATGCCAAGTGGTTGAAGGGGTCGCGGGCGCTTCCCTGGCGCCGCCCGGTGTCTTCCCTCAACTACCTGCTGAGCTCGCACGTCTGGAGACAGGACCACAACGGGGCATCGCACCAGGACCCGGGCTTCATCGACCACGTCGTCAACAAGAAGGCCGATGTGGTGCGGGTCTACCTGCCGTTCGACGCCAACACGCTGCTCTCGACGTACGACCATTGCCTGCGCTCGGTCGACTACGTGAACGTCGTCGTGGCAGGGAAGCAGCCGAGCCCCAACTGGCTGGCGATGCCCGACGCGATCGAGCACTGCACGCGCGGCCTCGGGCTGTTCGAGTGGGCGGGTACCGAGGTGGCGGGCCAGGAGCCCGACGTTGTGCTCGCCTGTGCGGGCGACGTGCCGACGGTCGAGGTCCTCGCGGCAGCCCAGATCCTGCGCGAGCGGGTTCCGACGCTGCGCGTGCGCGTAGTGAACGTCGTCGACCTGATGAGGCTGCAGAGCGCGGGGGAGCATCCGCACGGCCTCTCCGACAGCGAATACGACGCCGTGTTCACGGCGGACAAGCCGGTCATCTTCGCGTACCACGGCTACCCGTGGCTCATCCACAGGCTCACCTACCGCCGCACCGGGCACGGGAACCTGCACGTGCGGGGCTTCAAGGACGAGGGCACGACCACGACGCCGTTCGACATGGTGATGCTGAACGACATCGACCGATTCCATCTCGTCACCGACGTGCTCGACCGGGTGCCAGGGCTCGCCGCGCGGGAGGGGATGCTACGCCAGGAGATGCAGGACGCCCGGATCAGGGCGCGGGCGTACACCCGTGAGCACGGCGAGGACATTCCCGAGGTCGCCGAGTGGTCGTGGTCGGGGTCGACGCCGGCGGGTCCGATGTCGACAGGCGGCGACAACGACTGA
- a CDS encoding YihY/virulence factor BrkB family protein, whose protein sequence is MTTQPPAGSADEDAEPSGPQDLRRETWQYILKRTVREFGFDDLPDAAASLTYYGVLSIFPALIAVVAGFVVFGDGDSSITSVLGILKEAFPDTDLGEIEDALGQLANSSGWFAFLFGVVLTIWTVSRYVGAFSRAMNRIYEVDEGRGFTVLKPQQLFISLVFTLLLGIMGAILVLSGSVADAVGEALGIGEPWLGVWDIVKWPVLVVLAIVVIGLLYYSTPNVHQRRFRWLSMGALLALTTMVVASALFFIWVLSFSNYGRVYGSLAGALIFLVWLWIVNLALLFGAEFDSEVERGRQLQSGVAAEETLRMPPRTTALAEKRAARAEGDVAEGRSIRYDSAPRAPRANDPRD, encoded by the coding sequence GTGACGACACAGCCTCCGGCCGGGTCGGCCGACGAAGACGCCGAGCCGTCCGGCCCCCAGGACCTCCGCCGGGAGACGTGGCAGTACATCCTCAAGCGCACCGTCCGCGAGTTCGGCTTCGACGACCTGCCGGACGCTGCCGCATCGCTCACCTACTACGGCGTGCTCTCGATCTTCCCGGCCCTCATCGCCGTGGTCGCCGGGTTCGTGGTCTTCGGCGACGGCGACAGCTCGATCACCTCGGTGCTCGGCATCCTGAAGGAGGCCTTCCCCGACACCGACCTGGGCGAGATCGAGGACGCGCTCGGCCAGCTCGCGAACTCCTCCGGCTGGTTCGCGTTCCTGTTCGGCGTCGTCCTGACGATCTGGACGGTCTCACGTTACGTCGGCGCCTTCAGCCGCGCCATGAACCGCATCTACGAAGTCGACGAGGGCCGCGGGTTCACCGTGCTGAAGCCGCAGCAGCTGTTCATCAGTCTCGTGTTCACCCTGCTGCTCGGCATCATGGGTGCGATCCTGGTCCTGTCGGGATCCGTCGCCGATGCCGTCGGCGAGGCGCTGGGTATCGGCGAGCCCTGGCTGGGCGTCTGGGACATCGTCAAGTGGCCGGTGCTCGTCGTGCTCGCGATCGTCGTCATCGGTCTGCTGTACTACTCGACCCCCAACGTGCACCAGCGCCGCTTCCGCTGGCTCAGCATGGGAGCACTGCTGGCGCTCACGACCATGGTCGTCGCCTCAGCGCTCTTCTTCATCTGGGTGCTGAGCTTCTCGAACTACGGCCGCGTCTACGGATCGCTCGCCGGCGCCCTCATCTTCCTGGTCTGGCTCTGGATCGTGAACCTGGCGCTGTTGTTCGGCGCCGAGTTCGACTCGGAGGTCGAACGCGGCAGGCAGTTGCAGTCGGGCGTCGCCGCCGAGGAGACGCTCCGGATGCCGCCACGCACCACGGCTCTGGCCGAGAAACGCGCCGCCCGCGCCGAGGGCGACGTGGCTGAGGGGCGCAGCATCCGCTACGACAGTGCTCCCCGGGCTCCCCGGGCCAACGACCCGCGCGACTGA
- a CDS encoding SDR family NAD(P)-dependent oxidoreductase produces MRITRGIGAPMNESIVLITGTSSGIGLATAVAAAAAGARVVATMRDVTRAGRLQDAARDAGVQVDIRALDVTDAAAVGAVVDAVVAEHGRIDVLVNNAGAGHVGTIEQDSVDEYRAAMDVNYFGVVAMTKAALPHLRAVGGRVVTVTSVGGIVGQPFNEAYCAAKFAVEGFLESLAPVAASVGVSVSIVEPGAVTTEFAGNAGIGAAVERVAGTPYAPALDAYLRRTREAFDPAAAQTAAEVAAVIVDVIGAERPPIRVQTSAAAQRFVSATLRDLDGSAVQSITRGWIA; encoded by the coding sequence ATGCGCATCACGCGCGGAATCGGGGCACCCATGAACGAATCGATCGTCCTGATCACCGGAACGTCGTCCGGGATCGGTCTGGCCACGGCTGTCGCAGCGGCGGCGGCGGGCGCGAGGGTCGTCGCGACGATGCGCGACGTCACGAGGGCCGGCCGATTGCAGGATGCAGCGCGCGACGCCGGCGTCCAGGTCGACATCCGCGCTCTCGATGTGACCGATGCCGCAGCCGTCGGAGCCGTCGTCGACGCCGTGGTGGCCGAACACGGTCGCATCGACGTGCTGGTGAACAATGCCGGTGCCGGACACGTCGGCACGATCGAGCAGGACTCAGTCGACGAGTACCGGGCGGCCATGGACGTCAACTACTTCGGGGTCGTGGCGATGACGAAGGCCGCACTCCCCCACCTGCGCGCCGTCGGCGGCCGCGTTGTCACAGTCACGAGCGTCGGCGGCATCGTCGGACAGCCGTTCAACGAGGCCTACTGCGCCGCGAAGTTCGCCGTGGAGGGCTTCCTCGAGAGCCTCGCGCCGGTCGCGGCATCCGTCGGCGTCTCGGTGAGCATCGTGGAACCCGGTGCGGTGACCACCGAATTCGCCGGCAACGCCGGGATCGGTGCCGCCGTCGAGCGGGTGGCTGGCACCCCCTATGCACCGGCCCTCGACGCCTACCTGCGTCGCACCCGGGAGGCGTTCGATCCGGCGGCCGCACAGACCGCGGCAGAGGTCGCGGCCGTCATCGTCGACGTGATCGGCGCTGAGCGTCCTCCGATCCGGGTGCAGACCTCTGCCGCCGCCCAGCGCTTCGTGAGTGCCACCCTGCGCGACCTCGACGGTTCGGCGGTGCAGTCCATCACGAGAGGCTGGATCGCGTGA
- a CDS encoding SDR family NAD(P)-dependent oxidoreductase: MDLGLTGRTAVVTGASKGIGLAVVRAFVAEGVHVIAGARSSSSALDELVAAGTVEVVALDLSDPDGPGRLIASTDTRIDILVNNVGLATARTNGFLSVTDEQWVTSLNLNLLAAVRACRAVLPGMIGAGGGAIVNVASVNAYLPDPAVIDYSVAKAGLANFAKSLSKEVGPAGVRVNSVNPGPVETALWLGDGGIASTVSGATGLSREEVQSGAVAEAATRRFTTPEEVADLVVFLASDRAANITGAGFAIDGGLVQSL; this comes from the coding sequence ATGGATCTGGGACTGACCGGCCGCACGGCCGTCGTGACCGGCGCGAGCAAGGGCATCGGCCTCGCCGTGGTCCGGGCGTTCGTCGCCGAAGGAGTTCACGTGATCGCCGGTGCGCGGTCATCCTCGTCAGCACTCGATGAGCTGGTCGCGGCAGGAACGGTCGAGGTCGTGGCCCTCGATCTCTCCGATCCCGACGGTCCCGGGCGCCTCATCGCCTCCACCGACACGCGGATCGACATCCTCGTGAACAACGTGGGGCTGGCGACGGCGCGCACGAACGGCTTTCTCTCCGTCACCGACGAGCAGTGGGTGACCTCGCTGAACCTCAATCTCCTCGCCGCCGTGCGGGCCTGCCGTGCCGTGCTTCCCGGCATGATCGGGGCTGGCGGAGGGGCGATCGTCAACGTCGCCTCGGTGAACGCCTACCTCCCCGATCCTGCCGTGATCGACTACTCGGTCGCGAAGGCCGGGCTGGCGAACTTCGCGAAGTCCCTGTCGAAGGAGGTCGGCCCCGCCGGTGTCCGCGTGAACAGCGTGAACCCCGGTCCCGTCGAGACGGCGTTGTGGCTCGGCGACGGGGGGATAGCGAGCACCGTCAGCGGTGCGACAGGGCTGAGCCGCGAGGAGGTGCAGAGCGGAGCGGTGGCGGAAGCGGCCACCCGGCGCTTCACCACGCCAGAGGAGGTCGCCGACCTCGTCGTCTTCCTGGCCAGCGATCGGGCAGCCAACATCACGGGTGCGGGCTTCGCGATCGACGGCGGACTGGTGCAGTCGCTCTGA
- a CDS encoding GAF domain-containing protein, producing MSERTPGRWKRVGLTTLRIAVLAVVAAGGLVLEARQDAGGDFLDGFSWQWFFTVSGWALILLGIVAQVVWGWRVDLIEARNTTDVAQIRVTMKDALKPVLAKVSEMPDLDADGRAAQLAVVASDASWALATLLLRHVDRARVGVYGMSGDGTALRIVGYGGRGEKPGEFLAGRPGADLALRRVKDGSPLIVHDRREDPPPGWDRESAEWRSFVSVPIISNDGFAYGMLNVDSPSEEMFQDTEQQIVSVVAEILAIAFALAFPKSERRTPARGREVGART from the coding sequence ATGAGCGAACGCACACCGGGACGATGGAAGAGGGTCGGTCTGACGACCCTGCGCATAGCCGTCCTGGCCGTCGTCGCAGCCGGTGGGCTGGTGCTCGAGGCCCGACAGGACGCCGGGGGCGACTTCCTCGACGGCTTCAGCTGGCAGTGGTTCTTCACGGTCTCCGGATGGGCGCTGATCCTGCTGGGAATCGTGGCGCAGGTCGTCTGGGGATGGCGGGTCGACCTCATCGAGGCCCGCAACACCACCGACGTCGCCCAGATCCGGGTGACGATGAAGGACGCACTGAAGCCGGTGCTCGCGAAGGTGTCAGAGATGCCAGACCTCGACGCCGACGGCCGGGCCGCGCAGTTGGCCGTCGTGGCATCCGATGCCTCATGGGCACTGGCGACACTGCTGCTCAGGCATGTCGATCGCGCGCGGGTCGGCGTCTACGGGATGTCCGGTGACGGCACTGCCCTGCGCATCGTGGGATACGGCGGACGCGGCGAGAAGCCCGGAGAATTCCTGGCGGGCCGTCCCGGCGCCGACCTGGCACTGCGCCGGGTCAAAGACGGTTCGCCGCTGATCGTGCACGACCGACGCGAGGATCCGCCGCCCGGCTGGGACCGCGAGAGCGCCGAGTGGCGCTCCTTCGTGTCGGTGCCGATCATCAGCAACGACGGCTTCGCCTACGGCATGTTGAACGTCGATTCCCCCAGCGAGGAGATGTTCCAGGACACCGAGCAGCAGATCGTGTCGGTGGTTGCCGAGATACTCGCCATAGCATTCGCTCTCGCCTTCCCGAAGAGCGAACGACGGACTCCAGCCAGGGGTCGAGAGGTAGGAGCACGAACATGA
- a CDS encoding ANTAR domain-containing response regulator, with product MTDADTSTVPPRRVVVAEDESLIRLDIVEILRDNGFDVVGEAGDGETAVALATELRPDLVIMDVKMPKMTGIQAAEQLSKNHIAPVVLLTAFSQKELVEQASEAGALAYVVKPFTPNDLLPAIEIALARYAQIIALEAEVGDLVERFETRKLVDRAKGLLNEKMGLSEPEAFRWIQKASMDRRLTMHDVAQAIIEQLAPKKA from the coding sequence GTGACTGACGCAGATACCTCCACTGTTCCCCCTCGGCGCGTCGTCGTCGCAGAGGATGAGTCCCTCATCCGTCTCGACATCGTCGAGATCCTCCGCGACAACGGCTTCGACGTCGTCGGAGAGGCCGGAGATGGCGAGACTGCGGTGGCTCTCGCGACCGAGTTGCGCCCCGATCTCGTCATCATGGACGTCAAGATGCCGAAGATGACGGGCATCCAGGCTGCCGAGCAGTTGTCCAAGAATCACATCGCTCCGGTCGTGCTGCTCACCGCTTTCAGCCAGAAGGAACTCGTCGAGCAGGCCAGCGAGGCGGGCGCCCTCGCCTACGTCGTCAAGCCGTTCACTCCGAACGACCTGCTGCCGGCCATCGAGATCGCACTCGCCCGCTACGCGCAGATCATCGCCCTGGAGGCCGAGGTCGGCGACCTCGTCGAGCGCTTCGAGACCCGCAAGCTCGTCGACAGGGCCAAGGGCCTGCTCAACGAGAAGATGGGCCTGTCGGAGCCCGAGGCGTTCCGCTGGATCCAGAAGGCGTCGATGGACCGCCGTCTCACCATGCACGATGTCGCCCAGGCGATCATCGAGCAGCTGGCTCCCAAGAAGGCGTAG
- a CDS encoding hotdog fold thioesterase: MSDETPDRIDWVQTRGMGALAEKMGIEFTEFRVERSVARMPVEGNTQPAMLLHGGAYVVLGESLGSMAANLFAGEGKLAVGIEINATHTRSATSGWVTGVCTPIHLGRTLTTHEIAISDDQGRRCSTIRITNLIKELPAR, translated from the coding sequence ATGAGCGACGAGACCCCCGACAGGATCGACTGGGTTCAGACCCGAGGCATGGGAGCCCTGGCCGAGAAGATGGGGATCGAGTTCACCGAGTTCCGGGTCGAGCGGTCGGTGGCACGGATGCCGGTCGAGGGCAACACCCAGCCGGCGATGCTCCTGCACGGCGGCGCCTACGTCGTGCTGGGCGAGTCCCTCGGATCGATGGCCGCGAACCTCTTCGCGGGCGAGGGCAAGCTCGCCGTCGGCATCGAGATCAACGCCACGCACACCCGCTCCGCGACGAGCGGGTGGGTCACGGGCGTCTGCACGCCGATCCACCTGGGGCGCACGCTGACGACGCACGAGATCGCCATCTCGGACGACCAGGGCCGGCGCTGCTCGACCATCAGGATCACGAACCTGATCAAGGAGCTTCCCGCTCGCTGA